The following proteins are co-located in the Corynebacterium kalinowskii genome:
- the galE gene encoding UDP-glucose 4-epimerase GalE has translation MKVLVTGGAGYVGSVCAHVLVEEGHEVTILDNLTTGNRSAVPEAATFVEGDVKDVIADVLAGADFDAVLHFAARSLVGESVEKPDEYWHDNFVTTLTLLDAMRSHGVNNLVFSSTAATYGEPEVVPITEDMPTSPTNAYGATKLSIDYAITSYAKAFGLAATSLRYFNVAGAYGAVGENREVETHLIPLVLQVALGHRDKIMIFGDDWPTPDGTPVRDYIHIRDLADAHLLAMETNQSGSHRIFNLGSGDGYSVRQVIDVCRTVTGHPIPAEVAPRRAGDPATLIASSEKAQRELGWAPSRTDLETIVSDAWAFTKNLGSAAHSARRVR, from the coding sequence ATGAAGGTCTTGGTCACCGGCGGTGCCGGTTACGTCGGCAGCGTCTGCGCGCATGTACTTGTTGAGGAAGGTCACGAAGTGACCATTCTTGACAATCTGACTACCGGCAATCGCAGCGCCGTTCCGGAAGCTGCGACCTTTGTCGAGGGCGATGTCAAGGACGTCATTGCGGATGTGTTGGCCGGCGCTGACTTCGATGCAGTGTTGCACTTTGCAGCCCGCTCGCTAGTCGGTGAATCTGTAGAAAAGCCTGACGAGTACTGGCATGACAACTTCGTCACCACGCTCACGCTGCTCGATGCTATGCGTTCTCACGGTGTTAACAACCTCGTGTTTTCCTCCACGGCAGCTACTTACGGTGAGCCTGAGGTTGTCCCAATCACCGAGGACATGCCAACTTCACCGACCAACGCCTACGGTGCCACAAAACTGTCCATCGATTACGCCATCACCTCATATGCCAAAGCTTTCGGGCTTGCCGCCACTAGTCTGCGCTACTTCAACGTGGCTGGCGCTTATGGCGCGGTCGGCGAGAATCGCGAGGTAGAAACTCACCTGATCCCCCTCGTCCTCCAGGTTGCGCTCGGACACCGCGACAAGATCATGATTTTTGGGGATGACTGGCCAACTCCAGACGGCACCCCGGTCCGCGATTACATTCACATCCGTGATCTCGCCGATGCGCACCTCCTAGCTATGGAAACTAACCAGTCTGGCAGTCATCGCATCTTCAACCTCGGTTCTGGAGATGGCTATTCGGTACGTCAGGTGATCGACGTGTGCCGCACCGTCACCGGACACCCGATCCCCGCGGAAGTGGCACCGCGCCGCGCAGGTGACCCCGCAACACTCATTGCCTCGTCTGAGAAGGCCCAACGCGAGCTTGGTTGGGCTCCGTCCCGAACTGACCTCGAGACGATCGTCTCCGACGCCTGGGCGTTTACCAAGAATCTAGGGTCGGCTGCGCACAGCGCACGTCGCGTTCGCTAG
- a CDS encoding DUF3039 domain-containing protein — protein sequence MSTLTKTIEKTDVREDTGTSDDTPKFFHYVKKDQIIDSAVNGRMVVALCGETFPVTKQAKPGSPVCPDCERIYRGLRKK from the coding sequence GTGAGTACGTTAACGAAGACCATCGAAAAGACAGACGTCCGGGAAGACACCGGGACAAGCGACGACACTCCGAAGTTCTTCCACTACGTCAAAAAAGACCAGATCATCGACTCGGCCGTCAACGGCCGCATGGTCGTCGCACTGTGCGGTGAGACTTTCCCGGTAACCAAACAAGCCAAGCCCGGCAGCCCAGTCTGCCCTGACTGCGAACGGATCTACCGAGGTCTGCGCAAGAAGTGA
- the dtd gene encoding D-aminoacyl-tRNA deacylase: MRAVLTRVSSASVRVDDKVVGAINCPETGGILALVGVGREDSSDAWETMARKIAELRILDGEKSVEEVGAPVLLVSQFTLHGRTAKGRRPSWSDAAPGEVAQPVIAQIAQALRSRGITVEEGRFGAMMQVASVNEGPFTVIVEC; the protein is encoded by the coding sequence ATGCGCGCAGTTTTGACTCGGGTCTCATCCGCCAGCGTTCGCGTGGATGATAAAGTCGTCGGCGCTATCAATTGCCCGGAAACAGGCGGGATTCTCGCCCTCGTGGGTGTGGGTCGCGAAGATAGCTCTGATGCCTGGGAAACCATGGCACGCAAAATTGCCGAACTTCGCATCCTCGACGGAGAAAAATCTGTAGAGGAAGTGGGTGCGCCGGTTCTCTTGGTCAGCCAGTTCACCCTGCACGGCCGTACAGCTAAAGGTCGCAGACCGTCGTGGAGCGATGCCGCTCCCGGCGAAGTAGCGCAACCAGTTATCGCGCAAATAGCCCAGGCACTTCGAAGCCGAGGAATCACCGTGGAAGAAGGGCGTTTCGGCGCAATGATGCAGGTAGCCAGCGTCAACGAAGGGCCGTTCACGGTTATCGTCGAGTGCTAA
- the ppgK gene encoding polyphosphate--glucose phosphotransferase codes for MIDMTQFGFGIDVGGSGIKGGIVDLSTGELAEERIKILTPQPATPDAVGATVAKIVAQADWEGPVGIALPSVIKKQHALTAANIDPTWVNTDVQELFQRHLTAREIFVLNDADAAGIAEANFGAQEANTGSAILLTFGTGIGSAFLLNGELFPNTELGHLMIDGKEAEHRASSAVKDRKGLSYPEWAARVDRVLHEFEALFQPDAFIVGGGISRKHEKWVPLLTVSTPVVPAELRNQAGIVGAAMAVEKRLLP; via the coding sequence ATGATTGACATGACTCAATTCGGTTTCGGCATTGACGTAGGCGGTTCCGGTATCAAGGGCGGCATCGTTGACCTCAGCACAGGTGAGCTCGCCGAGGAACGCATCAAGATTCTTACCCCTCAGCCCGCCACCCCAGATGCTGTTGGCGCGACGGTAGCAAAGATCGTCGCACAGGCTGACTGGGAAGGGCCGGTCGGCATTGCGTTGCCCTCGGTGATCAAGAAGCAGCATGCTCTCACCGCTGCCAACATCGATCCGACCTGGGTGAACACCGACGTGCAGGAACTTTTCCAGCGCCACCTCACTGCACGCGAAATCTTCGTTCTCAACGATGCCGACGCTGCCGGCATCGCGGAAGCGAACTTTGGCGCTCAAGAAGCCAACACTGGGTCGGCTATCCTGTTGACCTTCGGAACCGGAATCGGCTCTGCCTTTCTCCTCAATGGCGAGCTCTTCCCCAACACCGAGCTCGGTCACCTCATGATCGACGGCAAGGAAGCCGAGCACCGTGCTTCCTCTGCCGTGAAAGACCGTAAGGGGCTCAGTTATCCGGAATGGGCGGCGCGCGTAGACCGGGTACTGCACGAATTCGAAGCACTTTTCCAGCCAGATGCTTTCATCGTCGGCGGTGGAATTTCTCGCAAGCATGAAAAGTGGGTACCGCTGCTGACCGTATCCACTCCCGTCGTTCCCGCCGAGTTGCGAAATCAAGCGGGAATTGTTGGGGCGGCTATGGCCGTCGAAAAGCGCTTGCTCCCATAA
- a CDS encoding RNA polymerase sigma factor, whose translation MNDQGERAYVVATDSPDSAQPEGAAEKKTVKKAVKKVAKKAARKASPRAAQPTADSVTPAAVVEPAAAETDSSTSSDAAEAPVKAAAKKTAKKAAKKTAKKAAKKTAKKAVKKTAKKAAKKAASPAESAPAKGLEGEKLDDDLETELDSEVDEDFEAEPDEVFTELGDDEEAEVEEEEEEEGSSVWDEDESAALRQARKDAELTASADSVRAYLKQIGKVALLNAEQEVSLAKRIEAGLYATFKLEQIEEALASGDKDAKLTPAVKRDLRAIARDGRKAKNHLLEANLRLVVSLAKRYTGRGMAFLDLIQEGNLGLIRAVEKFDYTKGYKFSTYATWWIRQAITRAMADQARTIRIPVHMVEVINKLGRIQRELLQDLGREPTPLELAKEMDITEEKVLEIQQYAREPISLDQTIGDEGDSQLGDFIEDSEAVVAVDAVSFTLLQDQLQDVLQTLSEREAGVVKLRFGLTDGMPRTLDEIGQVYGVTRERIRQIESKTMSKLRHPSRSQVLRDYLD comes from the coding sequence ATGAATGATCAAGGTGAAAGGGCGTACGTGGTAGCCACCGACTCTCCTGATTCGGCACAACCTGAAGGTGCTGCTGAGAAGAAGACTGTGAAAAAGGCAGTGAAGAAGGTCGCAAAGAAAGCTGCGCGTAAGGCTAGCCCGCGCGCAGCTCAGCCGACGGCCGATTCTGTCACGCCAGCTGCAGTCGTCGAGCCAGCCGCAGCAGAAACTGATTCTTCCACCAGTTCGGATGCTGCAGAGGCCCCAGTAAAGGCTGCTGCAAAGAAAACCGCCAAGAAGGCAGCAAAGAAGACTGCTAAAAAGGCGGCGAAGAAGACCGCCAAAAAAGCAGTAAAGAAGACTGCCAAGAAGGCTGCGAAAAAGGCTGCTTCCCCCGCTGAATCAGCTCCAGCAAAGGGCCTTGAAGGCGAGAAGCTCGACGACGACCTAGAGACCGAGCTTGACTCTGAGGTCGACGAGGACTTCGAGGCTGAACCCGACGAAGTGTTCACCGAGTTGGGCGACGACGAAGAAGCCGAGGTCGAGGAGGAAGAAGAGGAAGAGGGTTCTTCCGTCTGGGACGAGGACGAATCCGCTGCTCTTCGCCAGGCCCGCAAGGATGCCGAGCTCACAGCTTCCGCCGACTCGGTACGTGCGTACCTGAAGCAAATCGGCAAGGTTGCTCTGCTGAACGCAGAGCAGGAAGTATCTCTGGCCAAGCGGATTGAAGCCGGGCTTTACGCCACCTTCAAGCTTGAGCAGATCGAAGAGGCTCTCGCTTCCGGGGACAAGGATGCCAAACTCACTCCTGCGGTCAAGCGCGACCTGCGCGCTATTGCCCGCGACGGCCGCAAGGCTAAGAACCACCTGCTAGAAGCAAACCTTCGCCTGGTGGTTTCCCTGGCCAAGCGCTACACCGGCCGTGGCATGGCATTCCTCGACTTGATTCAGGAAGGCAACCTCGGTCTCATTCGCGCCGTGGAGAAGTTCGATTACACCAAGGGCTACAAGTTCTCCACGTACGCCACCTGGTGGATCCGCCAGGCCATCACTCGCGCTATGGCTGACCAGGCTCGCACGATTCGTATCCCAGTCCACATGGTGGAAGTCATCAACAAGCTGGGACGCATCCAGCGTGAACTCCTCCAGGATTTGGGACGCGAACCTACGCCGCTTGAGCTGGCCAAGGAAATGGACATCACGGAAGAGAAGGTACTGGAGATCCAACAGTACGCTCGCGAGCCGATCTCCCTCGACCAGACCATCGGTGACGAGGGCGACTCACAGCTGGGCGACTTCATCGAAGATTCCGAGGCCGTCGTGGCCGTGGACGCAGTCTCCTTCACCTTGTTGCAGGACCAGCTCCAAGACGTCCTCCAAACCTTGTCAGAGCGTGAAGCGGGCGTCGTCAAGCTGCGTTTCGGTCTCACCGACGGCATGCCACGTACCCTTGATGAGATCGGCCAGGTTTATGGCGTGACCCGAGAGCGCATTCGCCAGATTGAATCGAAGACGATGTCGAAGCTCCGCCACCCTTCGCGCTCGCAAGTTCTGCGCGACTACCTAGACTAG
- a CDS encoding metal-dependent transcriptional regulator, which translates to MKDLVDTTEMYLRTIYELEEEGITPLRARIAERLDQSGPTVSQTVARMERDGLVQVASDRSLKMTEAGRALATAVMRKHRLAERLLTDVIGLEIEKVHEEACRWEHVMSDEVELRLVEVLQEHTTSPFGNPIPGLDELGVSETTVALGKRIADLPRDKTVHARVKQINEIIQVETDMVGQLRDAGITLGADITVVNRKVGAEIQSGETTVTLPEDLCHAIRIDVL; encoded by the coding sequence TTGAAGGACTTGGTTGACACCACCGAAATGTACCTGCGGACGATCTATGAGCTGGAAGAAGAAGGCATCACTCCCCTGCGCGCCCGCATCGCCGAGCGTCTGGACCAATCAGGCCCTACTGTCAGTCAGACGGTCGCCCGAATGGAGCGCGACGGCCTGGTCCAGGTAGCATCCGATCGCAGCTTGAAAATGACGGAAGCCGGTCGCGCTCTCGCTACTGCTGTGATGCGTAAGCACCGCCTAGCTGAGCGGTTGCTCACCGACGTCATCGGCCTCGAAATCGAAAAGGTCCACGAAGAAGCGTGCCGCTGGGAGCACGTGATGAGTGATGAGGTGGAGCTACGTCTGGTGGAGGTGCTGCAAGAGCACACCACCTCTCCGTTCGGAAATCCAATTCCAGGTCTAGACGAACTCGGTGTCAGCGAAACCACTGTAGCCCTCGGAAAGCGGATAGCTGACTTGCCTCGTGACAAGACAGTGCATGCCCGCGTGAAGCAGATTAATGAGATTATTCAGGTCGAAACCGACATGGTCGGACAGCTACGCGATGCCGGAATCACATTAGGCGCCGACATCACCGTCGTTAATCGCAAAGTTGGCGCCGAAATCCAGTCCGGGGAGACCACTGTCACGCTTCCTGAGGACCTTTGCCACGCCATCCGTATCGACGTTCTTTAA
- a CDS encoding DUF3099 domain-containing protein → MGWITTGKRRRFAFRRPKPALITDATRSPLEDWAHRKRVYAWIQFSRVPFLLAAGASYMWLHNWILATIFFVISVPLPGIAVVIANGRGEAKDERTKQVYKPQVARARQQQVEQTLALKQEQAQTLELGQAPSQPESPPTIIDHD, encoded by the coding sequence ATGGGCTGGATAACTACCGGGAAAAGGCGCCGCTTCGCTTTTCGACGACCAAAGCCCGCTCTCATCACGGACGCGACGCGATCTCCTCTCGAAGATTGGGCGCACCGCAAGCGCGTGTATGCCTGGATCCAATTCTCTCGTGTGCCGTTTTTGCTTGCTGCTGGTGCCTCGTATATGTGGCTCCATAATTGGATCCTGGCCACGATATTCTTCGTTATTTCGGTGCCGCTGCCCGGAATCGCGGTAGTAATTGCTAATGGTCGTGGCGAGGCCAAGGACGAGCGCACCAAGCAGGTGTACAAGCCACAAGTTGCCCGGGCGCGACAACAGCAGGTCGAGCAGACTCTCGCTCTGAAGCAAGAACAGGCGCAGACGCTCGAGCTCGGCCAGGCACCTTCGCAACCCGAGTCGCCGCCAACGATCATTGACCACGACTAG
- a CDS encoding DUF418 domain-containing protein, producing MPQAVSATPSRILSPDFARGLTLLGIAGANLATAWAPVNDAPLASLMGGVVDGSVADKIAVMIGAMFLHVRGLPMFATLLGFGIGLISMSLYRRQYPLAAARKLIAKRYGFLALFGLVHCIFMFYGDIMFGYGLIGMLLALCIAVRDKPLLISAAVLMGLNLLLFLALGVAFLFFSDAMSGNALSAGGMLGTGAFSEQLPWIDDSYWGQLFMGAILAVATPFSLPQLIMMIGPLMLIGFVAARRGVLTDVETYRRWLQISAGVALGVMVCIGVPLGLAGIGVLPKEWELGLFMLNQGFGIFTGPGIVAMIALAAEPLQRRLNEGGTLPAPLVAVQALGKRSMSGYVLQSLLCMIFVTNYSLGIGQGKGAADTLAIAAVIWLVSVVLAYALELLGKKGPLEYLHRRLSYGHEGLPQVYQPVPAQR from the coding sequence GTGCCTCAGGCAGTGTCAGCCACCCCTTCACGAATACTGTCTCCTGATTTTGCGCGAGGCCTCACGCTTCTCGGAATTGCGGGGGCAAATCTAGCCACCGCGTGGGCTCCGGTGAATGATGCTCCTCTGGCATCGCTGATGGGTGGGGTTGTCGACGGCAGCGTAGCGGACAAGATTGCGGTCATGATTGGTGCCATGTTCTTGCACGTACGTGGTCTGCCAATGTTCGCCACACTTTTGGGATTTGGCATTGGTCTTATTTCCATGAGCCTCTATCGGCGCCAGTATCCGCTCGCAGCGGCACGAAAACTCATTGCAAAAAGGTATGGCTTCCTGGCACTCTTTGGCCTCGTGCACTGCATCTTCATGTTTTATGGCGATATCATGTTCGGGTATGGGCTGATTGGCATGCTGCTTGCGCTGTGTATCGCCGTGCGTGACAAACCCTTGCTCATCTCTGCTGCGGTTCTCATGGGACTCAACCTGTTGCTGTTCCTTGCCCTCGGAGTAGCTTTCCTCTTTTTCAGTGATGCAATGAGCGGCAATGCCTTGAGCGCCGGAGGCATGCTGGGTACCGGTGCCTTTTCCGAACAGCTTCCCTGGATTGACGACAGCTACTGGGGGCAACTTTTCATGGGTGCGATTCTGGCAGTGGCTACTCCATTCAGTTTGCCTCAATTGATCATGATGATTGGCCCATTGATGCTGATTGGGTTTGTGGCTGCCCGCAGGGGAGTGCTCACTGATGTCGAAACTTATCGCAGATGGCTTCAGATTTCCGCTGGTGTCGCACTGGGCGTCATGGTGTGCATCGGAGTGCCATTAGGCCTGGCCGGCATTGGTGTGTTGCCCAAGGAATGGGAACTGGGCTTGTTCATGCTCAATCAAGGATTTGGCATATTTACCGGTCCTGGGATCGTCGCTATGATCGCGCTGGCTGCTGAGCCTCTCCAACGTCGCCTTAACGAAGGGGGCACGTTGCCGGCTCCGCTCGTCGCAGTCCAAGCATTGGGCAAGCGTTCTATGTCCGGCTATGTGTTGCAGTCCTTGCTGTGCATGATCTTTGTGACCAACTATTCCCTTGGGATCGGCCAAGGGAAGGGTGCTGCAGACACCCTGGCTATTGCTGCGGTTATCTGGCTGGTGAGTGTGGTGTTGGCCTACGCATTAGAGCTGCTAGGGAAAAAGGGGCCACTAGAATACCTACACCGCAGGCTCTCTTATGGGCACGAGGGACTACCTCAGGTGTATCAACCGGTTCCGGCACAAAGGTAG
- a CDS encoding DUF7782 domain-containing protein has translation MTSSPAQLAAVAPTLVAAFKTHRFTLEGLMDLLGPAGMAAWRRGEPAAVRRLCRADEALPLLVRAFLLKDEVSFDSLAQLIGPEVAALILEDGSVAFDIIPHVVEGEDHWVFSDVDASMVQHVPGPDHVLGVGAASLSLLATVPLDPVDAVLDLGTGSGIQILGQLGVAKRVVGTDVHARALDFARATLAGNDHVELREGSWFEPVAGEKFDRIVANPPFVVGLPQIGHVYRDSGLSLDGASELVVSQLADHLKPGGTAHVLAAWVHTDADRWQSRVASWLPDTGVCAWIVQRDVVDPEMYVGTWLRDESIDPRSPEARERTEIWLDYFAEHGVTGIGFGYVAVQRLDDDVPSDILAEELSHDFSDPLRDEVSEYFLRCQWLREVTTPDILASQFLVRPSLASEKIAIPDQEQGMGFATELTRITRMDGPRWSHEVDEHLLRIVSGLHPAGLSLGEIIDLYAMANDVDVETFGPAAVGACIDLIRHGFIIPSELFQEN, from the coding sequence GTGACTTCTTCTCCTGCCCAGCTCGCAGCTGTTGCCCCTACCTTGGTGGCAGCATTTAAGACTCACCGGTTTACGTTGGAGGGCCTGATGGATCTCCTCGGCCCGGCAGGGATGGCAGCCTGGCGCAGAGGCGAACCGGCCGCGGTACGCCGACTGTGTCGCGCCGACGAAGCCCTCCCGCTGCTGGTACGTGCATTCCTACTCAAAGACGAGGTTTCTTTCGATAGCCTTGCTCAGCTCATTGGTCCCGAGGTAGCGGCGCTCATCCTCGAAGACGGCTCTGTCGCTTTCGACATCATCCCGCACGTCGTCGAAGGCGAGGACCACTGGGTCTTTTCCGACGTAGATGCCTCGATGGTGCAGCATGTACCCGGCCCGGACCACGTGTTAGGTGTTGGCGCGGCTTCCCTCTCACTTCTTGCCACAGTTCCTCTTGATCCAGTGGATGCCGTGCTCGATCTAGGTACTGGTTCCGGCATTCAGATTCTCGGTCAGCTGGGCGTCGCAAAGCGCGTGGTGGGCACCGACGTGCACGCACGCGCCCTCGACTTCGCCCGCGCAACTCTCGCGGGGAACGACCATGTCGAGCTGCGCGAAGGTTCCTGGTTCGAGCCAGTTGCTGGTGAGAAGTTTGATCGCATTGTGGCTAACCCGCCGTTCGTTGTCGGTCTGCCACAGATCGGACACGTGTACCGGGATTCCGGATTGAGTTTAGATGGCGCCAGCGAACTGGTTGTTTCACAGCTCGCCGACCACTTGAAACCCGGCGGTACCGCACATGTCCTCGCCGCATGGGTACACACTGACGCTGACCGCTGGCAGAGCCGGGTCGCTTCCTGGCTACCAGATACCGGAGTGTGCGCCTGGATTGTGCAGCGCGATGTAGTCGATCCCGAAATGTACGTGGGCACCTGGCTGCGCGACGAGTCCATTGACCCACGTTCGCCTGAAGCGCGCGAACGGACAGAGATCTGGCTGGATTACTTCGCCGAGCATGGGGTCACCGGCATCGGTTTTGGTTACGTAGCGGTGCAGCGCCTTGACGACGACGTCCCCTCCGACATCCTCGCTGAGGAACTCAGCCACGACTTCAGCGATCCTCTGAGAGACGAAGTCAGCGAGTACTTCCTGCGCTGCCAGTGGCTCCGAGAAGTCACCACGCCCGACATCCTCGCTTCCCAATTTCTGGTCCGCCCCTCGCTCGCAAGTGAGAAGATTGCGATACCGGACCAGGAACAAGGCATGGGCTTTGCCACTGAGCTCACCAGAATTACCCGCATGGACGGGCCTCGGTGGAGCCATGAAGTAGATGAGCATCTGCTGCGCATCGTTTCCGGCTTGCACCCGGCAGGGCTGTCGCTGGGAGAGATTATCGACCTGTACGCCATGGCCAATGACGTGGATGTGGAGACTTTCGGCCCTGCCGCCGTCGGAGCGTGCATCGATCTTATTCGCCACGGGTTCATCATCCCGTCAGAGTTATTCCAGGAGAACTAA
- a CDS encoding DEAD/DEAH box helicase, whose protein sequence is MSRKLRAWQQAALDKYMESKPKDFLAVATPGAGKTTFALTVASEILANRTVDRIIVVVPTEHLKVQWAEAAAHFGISLDPNFSNSSGVVNPQYQGICVTYAQVAMHPYKHHAISTARRSLVILDEIHHGGDARSWGDGIRTAYEDVERRLALTGTPFRSDDSAIPFVRYIEDGEGHLVSQSDHTYGYSDALRDGVVRPVVFLAYSGEARWRDSAGEEYAARLGDPLNPEQTARAWKTALDPKGEWIPAVLQAAHIRLKQLRESIPDAGGLVIATDKTTARAYARILGRLSTTPVAVILSDEEGASERIASFSQGTEEWMVAVRMVSEGVDVPRLAVGVYATSASTPLFFAQAIGRFVRKRKAGETASVFLPSVPVLLDLAAKLETSRDHVLGKPDRPKEGWDDELLAEANKVKNEKDDLPAYEALGAEAELDSLIYDGSTYGTGALTGSAEEADYLGLPGLLDAEQMRALLRQRQAEQVEARAAEEKKRKEEAASTEPHNPRAGLASDEIPKLRKELNALVSITASRTGRPHGAVHTEVRNACGGPPTALCTAEQLRDRIAYLRKW, encoded by the coding sequence GTGAGTAGGAAGCTTCGTGCCTGGCAGCAGGCAGCTTTGGACAAATACATGGAGTCCAAGCCAAAAGATTTTCTAGCTGTAGCAACCCCGGGCGCGGGTAAAACAACCTTTGCGCTGACGGTAGCGTCGGAGATCCTGGCAAATCGGACGGTTGACCGCATCATCGTTGTCGTTCCGACGGAACACCTTAAGGTGCAGTGGGCTGAGGCAGCGGCCCACTTTGGTATCTCCCTGGACCCCAACTTCTCCAACAGCTCGGGAGTGGTCAACCCCCAGTATCAAGGCATTTGTGTTACTTACGCCCAAGTGGCAATGCACCCCTACAAGCATCACGCTATTTCCACGGCCCGCCGCAGCCTGGTGATTCTCGATGAAATTCACCACGGCGGCGACGCGCGTAGCTGGGGCGACGGTATCCGCACTGCCTACGAGGACGTGGAACGACGATTGGCACTGACCGGCACGCCGTTCCGTTCAGACGATTCGGCCATTCCTTTCGTGCGCTACATCGAGGACGGCGAAGGCCACCTGGTGTCCCAGTCCGACCACACGTACGGCTACTCAGACGCGCTTCGTGACGGCGTCGTGCGCCCCGTCGTGTTCTTGGCCTACTCCGGCGAAGCTCGCTGGCGCGATAGTGCAGGCGAAGAATACGCAGCACGCCTCGGCGATCCGCTCAACCCAGAGCAAACCGCACGAGCGTGGAAAACTGCTTTGGATCCCAAGGGGGAATGGATCCCTGCCGTCTTGCAAGCTGCGCACATCCGGCTCAAGCAGCTGCGAGAGTCGATCCCCGATGCCGGTGGCCTGGTCATCGCTACCGATAAGACCACTGCCCGAGCCTATGCCCGCATCCTAGGCAGGCTGTCGACTACTCCGGTCGCCGTGATCCTGTCAGACGAAGAGGGCGCTTCAGAGCGCATCGCCTCCTTCTCCCAAGGAACAGAAGAGTGGATGGTCGCCGTCCGCATGGTGTCGGAAGGAGTTGACGTCCCTCGACTAGCGGTCGGTGTGTACGCCACCTCCGCGTCCACCCCGCTCTTTTTCGCTCAGGCGATTGGTCGCTTTGTGCGAAAGCGTAAAGCAGGGGAAACCGCATCGGTATTTCTGCCCTCGGTCCCCGTGCTTCTTGACCTTGCTGCCAAACTCGAAACCTCCCGTGACCACGTCCTGGGTAAGCCAGACCGGCCGAAGGAAGGTTGGGATGACGAACTCCTTGCCGAGGCAAACAAGGTCAAGAATGAAAAAGATGACCTTCCTGCCTACGAAGCATTGGGGGCCGAGGCCGAACTCGATTCCCTCATCTACGACGGCTCCACCTATGGCACTGGAGCGTTGACAGGTTCTGCAGAAGAGGCCGATTACCTCGGGCTTCCCGGGCTTCTCGACGCCGAACAGATGCGCGCACTTTTGCGGCAACGCCAAGCCGAGCAAGTTGAAGCGCGGGCGGCAGAGGAAAAGAAGCGCAAAGAAGAAGCAGCCAGCACAGAGCCTCATAATCCGCGCGCCGGGCTAGCCAGCGATGAGATTCCTAAGCTGCGCAAGGAACTCAATGCGCTGGTGTCTATTACGGCATCGCGTACGGGCCGTCCGCATGGCGCCGTCCACACGGAAGTTCGCAACGCCTGTGGCGGGCCGCCGACTGCCCTGTGTACTGCGGAGCAGCTTCGTGATCGGATTGCCTATCTTCGGAAGTGGTGA
- a CDS encoding sigma-70 family RNA polymerase sigma factor, with amino-acid sequence MTQPSTEAIDGAEVDRGSRRGHSNDNPSADLVRVYLNGIGKTPLLNAEEEVTLAQDIEVGLYAEHLLENEADTLTRAKKRDLKVLVKEGKKARAHLLEANLRLVVSLAKRYTGRGMPLLDLIQEGNLGLIRAMEKFDYSKGFKFSTYATWWIRQAITRGMADQSRTIRLPVHLVEQVNKLSRIKRELYQNLGREATNEELAAESGIDESKIEMLLRQSRDPVSLDMPVGADEEAPLGDFIEDSEATDAETAVVASLRHSDIRSVLGTLEQREQDVICLRYGLDDGVPRTLDQIGRKFGLSRERVRQIEREVMAKLRDGERADKLRDYSV; translated from the coding sequence ATGACTCAACCGTCCACTGAAGCTATTGATGGAGCAGAGGTAGATCGCGGCAGCCGTCGTGGTCATTCCAATGACAATCCTTCTGCGGACCTAGTCCGCGTCTACCTCAATGGAATTGGCAAGACTCCCCTCTTGAACGCTGAGGAAGAGGTCACCCTCGCGCAAGACATTGAGGTTGGTCTTTATGCAGAGCATTTGTTAGAAAATGAAGCCGATACGCTCACTCGCGCTAAGAAGCGTGACCTTAAAGTGTTGGTCAAGGAGGGCAAGAAAGCCCGAGCTCACCTCCTAGAGGCCAACCTCCGTCTAGTAGTTTCATTGGCCAAGCGCTACACCGGCCGAGGCATGCCCCTGCTTGACTTAATCCAGGAAGGCAACCTCGGCCTTATTCGTGCGATGGAGAAGTTTGACTACTCCAAGGGCTTTAAGTTCTCCACTTATGCCACGTGGTGGATCCGCCAGGCAATCACCCGAGGTATGGCTGATCAGTCCCGTACTATCCGCCTCCCTGTCCACCTCGTTGAGCAGGTAAACAAGCTCTCCCGCATCAAGCGTGAGCTGTACCAGAACCTGGGTCGCGAGGCTACTAATGAAGAGCTCGCAGCAGAATCCGGTATCGACGAGTCCAAGATTGAAATGTTGCTTCGTCAGTCCCGTGATCCAGTGAGCCTGGATATGCCAGTCGGCGCCGACGAGGAAGCACCTTTGGGCGACTTCATTGAAGACTCCGAGGCAACGGATGCCGAAACCGCTGTCGTCGCTTCGCTGCGCCATTCCGACATCCGCTCTGTTCTCGGCACCCTCGAACAGCGAGAGCAGGACGTCATCTGCCTGCGCTACGGACTCGATGACGGTGTTCCACGCACCCTGGACCAGATCGGCCGCAAGTTCGGTCTCTCTCGTGAGCGAGTTCGACAGATCGAGCGCGAAGTCATGGCGAAGCTGCGTGACGGCGAGCGCGCCGACAAGCTTCGTGACTACTCTGTCTAA